One window of Nocardioides dongkuii genomic DNA carries:
- a CDS encoding D-arabinono-1,4-lactone oxidase, with translation MEWSNWSGLASARPARTVVPSSTEQVVAEVQRAREDGTTVKMVGTGHSFTAISAPEHTMLRPQGLSGVVGVDRAAMTVTALAGTRLADLNTALERLGLSLHNMGDIAEQTLAGAVSTGTHGSGGVAAGLAAQLAGLELVTGTGEVLRASETENPDVFAVARVGLGALGVLTTLTFRVEPLFVLEAHEQPMSWDAALASFDEMVATSHHVDMYWFPHTDRMSVKRNDRLDVPLAEAEPLSRARAWFDDDFLQNTAFGAVTAVLNRVPSAIPRVNRLNARLLGSRTYSDVPHRVFTARRDVVFREMEYAVPRAAGLPALREARAALDASGLRVSFPVEIRTAPADDVALSTASGRDSCYLAFHTHRDADHRAYFDLLEPILRAHEGRPHWGKLHTRSAADLAPAYPRFGEFLAVRDRLDPDRVFANDYLRRVLGD, from the coding sequence GTGGAGTGGAGCAACTGGTCGGGCCTCGCGAGCGCCCGTCCCGCCCGGACCGTCGTCCCGAGCTCGACCGAGCAGGTCGTGGCCGAGGTGCAGCGCGCCCGGGAGGACGGCACGACCGTGAAGATGGTCGGCACCGGCCACAGCTTCACCGCCATCTCCGCGCCGGAGCACACGATGCTGCGCCCCCAGGGGCTGAGCGGAGTGGTCGGGGTCGACCGCGCCGCGATGACCGTCACCGCGCTGGCCGGCACCCGCCTGGCCGACCTCAACACGGCGCTGGAGCGGCTCGGCCTGTCGCTGCACAACATGGGCGACATCGCCGAGCAGACCCTCGCGGGCGCGGTCTCGACGGGCACGCACGGCAGCGGCGGCGTCGCGGCCGGGCTCGCGGCGCAGCTGGCCGGGCTCGAGCTCGTCACCGGCACCGGCGAGGTGCTGCGGGCGAGCGAGACCGAGAACCCCGACGTCTTCGCCGTCGCCCGGGTCGGCCTCGGCGCGCTGGGCGTGCTCACCACCCTGACCTTCCGGGTCGAGCCGCTGTTCGTGCTCGAGGCGCACGAGCAGCCGATGTCCTGGGACGCGGCGCTGGCCTCCTTCGACGAGATGGTCGCGACCAGCCACCACGTCGACATGTACTGGTTCCCGCACACCGACCGGATGTCGGTGAAGCGCAACGACCGGCTCGACGTCCCGCTCGCCGAGGCCGAGCCGCTCTCCCGCGCCCGGGCCTGGTTCGACGACGACTTCCTGCAGAACACCGCGTTCGGCGCGGTCACCGCCGTGCTGAACCGGGTGCCGTCGGCCATCCCCCGGGTCAACCGCCTGAACGCCCGGCTGCTCGGGTCCCGGACCTACAGCGACGTCCCGCACCGGGTCTTCACCGCCCGGCGCGACGTGGTCTTCCGCGAGATGGAGTACGCCGTCCCGCGCGCGGCCGGCCTGCCCGCGCTGCGCGAGGCGCGCGCCGCCCTGGACGCCAGCGGGCTGCGGGTCAGCTTCCCCGTCGAGATCCGCACCGCCCCCGCCGACGACGTCGCGCTGTCGACGGCGTCCGGGCGCGACTCGTGCTACCTGGCGTTCCACACCCACCGCGACGCCGACCACCGGGCGTACTTCGACCTGCTCGAGCCGATCCTCCGCGCGCACGAGGGTCGGCCGCACTGGGGCAAGCTGCACACCCGCAGCGCGGCCGACCTCGCCCCGGCGTACCCCCGCTTCGGGGAATTCCTCGCGGTCCGCGACCGGCTGGACCCCGACCGGGTGTTCGCCAACGACTACCTGCGCCGGGTCCTCGGGGACTGA
- a CDS encoding inositol monophosphatase family protein — MSTADGRPDAEELAGLALHAARAAAELVRDRRTRGVTVAATKSSDVDVVTEADRASEELIRRTIRERRPDDAFLGEEGDDEAGTSGVRWIIDPIDGTVNFLYGLPQYAVSVAAEVDGEVVTGVVLNAATGTTYLAVRRADGVLVATRDGERIAANPDVPLDKMLVGTGFSYDREVRRVQVTALLDLLPRVRDVRRLGSCALDLCHVAEGSLDAYVEEGVNLWDHAAGGLIARAAGARTELLPGAGGLSLLLCAPASAFEEFRGAVLRAGFADRHGE; from the coding sequence ATGAGCACCGCGGACGGCCGGCCCGACGCCGAGGAGCTCGCCGGCCTCGCGCTGCACGCCGCCCGCGCGGCCGCCGAGCTGGTGCGCGACCGGCGTACCCGCGGCGTCACGGTCGCGGCGACCAAGTCCAGCGACGTCGACGTGGTGACCGAGGCGGACCGCGCCAGCGAGGAGCTGATCCGGCGGACGATCCGCGAGCGGCGTCCCGACGACGCGTTCCTGGGGGAGGAGGGCGACGACGAGGCCGGCACCTCCGGGGTCCGCTGGATCATCGACCCCATCGACGGCACCGTGAACTTCCTCTACGGGCTCCCGCAGTACGCCGTGTCCGTGGCGGCCGAGGTCGACGGCGAGGTGGTGACGGGGGTCGTCCTCAATGCGGCGACCGGCACGACGTACCTCGCCGTCCGCCGGGCCGACGGGGTCCTGGTCGCGACCCGCGACGGCGAGCGGATCGCGGCCAACCCGGACGTGCCGCTCGACAAGATGCTGGTCGGCACCGGGTTCTCCTACGACCGCGAGGTGCGCCGGGTCCAGGTCACCGCGCTGCTCGACCTGCTGCCGCGGGTGCGCGACGTACGCCGGCTCGGCTCGTGCGCCCTGGACCTGTGCCACGTCGCCGAGGGCTCGCTGGACGCGTACGTCGAGGAGGGCGTCAACCTCTGGGACCACGCGGCGGGGGGACTGATCGCCCGGGCCGCCGGAGCCCGCACCGAGCTCCTCCCCGGGGCGGGCGGCCTGAGCCTGCTCCTGTGCGCCCCGGCGTCGGCGTTCGAGGAGTTCCGGGGGGCCGTTCTGAGGGCCGGATTCGCGGACCGGCACGGGGAATAG
- a CDS encoding sigma-70 family RNA polymerase sigma factor produces MSDLRLDDADPPLLEETYREQWLPLVRLGFLLTGSRETAEDVVQSAFASAQSRWDRIDDPPAYLRRSVVNLAKDGQRREFRRRRLPADAEPVTAIPEVDETWALVRRLPTTQRAVVVLHFYEDLPLVEIGRLLDRPASTVRSDLRRALARLRKDLP; encoded by the coding sequence GTGAGCGACCTGAGGCTGGACGACGCGGACCCCCCGCTGCTCGAGGAGACCTACCGCGAGCAGTGGCTGCCGCTGGTGCGGCTGGGCTTCCTGCTGACCGGATCGCGCGAGACCGCCGAGGACGTCGTGCAGAGCGCGTTCGCCTCGGCCCAGTCGCGCTGGGACCGGATCGACGACCCCCCGGCGTACCTGCGCCGCAGCGTCGTCAACCTCGCCAAGGACGGGCAGCGGCGCGAGTTCCGGCGTCGTCGCCTGCCCGCCGACGCCGAGCCGGTCACCGCCATCCCGGAGGTCGACGAGACCTGGGCGCTCGTCCGCCGGCTGCCGACCACGCAGCGGGCCGTCGTCGTCCTGCACTTCTACGAGGACCTCCCGCTCGTGGAGATCGGCCGGCTGCTGGACCGGCCGGCCAGCACCGTGCGCTCGGACCTGCGCCGCGCCCTCGCCCGACTCCGGAAGGACCTGCCATGA
- a CDS encoding MFS transporter, which translates to MSVLTSYRRVLAHPGAARFSVTGLFARLPISMVGLGIVLLVEASTGSYGTAGAVSAAYMVSNAVLAIVQGRLLDRLGQGPVLAACTAVFGVALALLVTSVQADWPILSTYALAAAAGGTLPQVGSAVRARWSHVLSVPDELQTAFALEAVVDEAVFILGPILVTLLATAVHPVAGLGVALVAGVLGGLGFAAQRSTQPPVHRHDGESGPRPGLPWRTIVPLAVVSAALGTLFGGAEVATVAFAEEQGHQAWAGGLLALWACGSLVAGVVVGAIAWRRGPTVRVRWGALAMACAMVPLPFIGTLPVMGLTLLVAGLAIAPTLVATMSLTERTAPRGRLTEAMSIMQTGLVAGVAPGATFAGMVVDAEGASAAYLVSLGAGVVAALAAQLLPRRD; encoded by the coding sequence ATGTCCGTGCTCACCTCCTACCGCCGGGTGCTCGCCCATCCCGGGGCGGCCCGGTTCAGCGTGACCGGGCTCTTCGCGCGGCTGCCGATCTCGATGGTGGGTCTCGGCATCGTCCTGCTGGTCGAGGCGTCCACGGGCTCCTACGGCACGGCCGGCGCGGTCTCCGCGGCGTACATGGTCTCCAACGCGGTGCTCGCGATCGTCCAGGGACGGCTCCTGGACCGCCTGGGCCAGGGCCCGGTGCTGGCCGCCTGCACCGCGGTGTTCGGCGTCGCGCTCGCGCTGCTGGTCACCTCCGTGCAGGCCGACTGGCCGATCCTCTCGACGTACGCCCTGGCGGCGGCCGCCGGCGGCACGCTCCCCCAGGTCGGCTCCGCCGTGCGCGCCCGCTGGTCCCACGTGCTGTCGGTGCCCGACGAGCTGCAGACGGCGTTCGCGCTCGAGGCGGTCGTCGACGAGGCCGTCTTCATCCTGGGGCCGATCCTGGTCACGCTGCTGGCGACCGCCGTGCACCCGGTCGCCGGGCTCGGCGTCGCCCTGGTCGCCGGCGTGCTCGGGGGTCTCGGGTTCGCCGCCCAGCGGTCCACGCAGCCGCCCGTGCACCGGCACGACGGGGAGTCCGGTCCGCGTCCGGGCCTGCCGTGGCGCACCATCGTCCCGCTCGCGGTGGTGTCGGCCGCGCTCGGCACGCTGTTCGGCGGCGCCGAGGTCGCCACCGTGGCGTTCGCCGAGGAGCAGGGCCACCAGGCCTGGGCGGGGGGCCTGCTCGCGCTCTGGGCGTGCGGCAGCCTGGTGGCCGGCGTCGTCGTCGGCGCCATCGCCTGGCGGCGCGGACCGACGGTCCGGGTGCGCTGGGGCGCCCTCGCGATGGCGTGCGCGATGGTGCCGCTGCCGTTCATCGGCACGCTGCCGGTGATGGGGCTGACGCTCCTGGTCGCCGGTCTCGCGATCGCCCCCACCCTGGTCGCCACCATGTCGCTCACCGAGCGGACCGCGCCCCGCGGCCGGCTCACCGAGGCGATGTCGATCATGCAGACCGGGCTGGTCGCGGGCGTCGCCCCGGGCGCCACCTTCGCCGGCATGGTGGTCGACGCCGAGGGCGCGTCGGCGGCGTACCTCGTCTCGCTCGGCGCCGGCGTGGTCGCCGCGCTGGCCGCGCAGCTGCTCCCCCGCCGCGACTAG
- a CDS encoding DUF4193 domain-containing protein codes for MATDYDAPRKNEEDQSEESIEELKARRHDKNSGKVDEDETEAAESFELPGADLSHEELAVEVKPKQEDEFTCMSCFLVHHRSQLADSKKMICRDCA; via the coding sequence ATGGCGACGGACTACGACGCACCGCGCAAGAACGAGGAAGACCAGTCCGAGGAGAGCATCGAAGAGCTCAAGGCGCGACGTCACGACAAGAACTCCGGCAAGGTCGACGAGGACGAGACCGAGGCAGCTGAGTCCTTTGAGCTCCCTGGTGCGGACCTGTCCCACGAGGAGCTGGCGGTCGAGGTGAAGCCCAAGCAGGAGGACGAGTTCACCTGCATGAGCTGCTTCCTGGTGCACCACCGCTCGCAGCTGGCGGACAGCAAGAAGATGATCTGCCGCGACTGCGCCTGA
- a CDS encoding DUF3093 domain-containing protein, whose product MSQSTPAYDERLGVPLRWWVQGFMFTASLWLAVLAALPEVAAWAVTAVTGALVTAAFLAYGSVRITVADGVLRAGRARIEVRHLGTATALDADDTRRTAGQEADARAYLLLRPYLKRSVRVEITDPADPAPYWLLSTRHPERLAGTLAALNEAPTAG is encoded by the coding sequence GTGTCGCAGTCCACTCCCGCGTACGACGAGCGCCTCGGCGTGCCGCTGCGCTGGTGGGTCCAGGGGTTCATGTTCACCGCCAGCCTCTGGCTCGCCGTGCTGGCCGCGCTGCCCGAGGTCGCCGCGTGGGCGGTCACCGCGGTCACCGGCGCCCTGGTGACCGCCGCCTTCCTCGCCTACGGGTCGGTGCGGATCACCGTCGCCGACGGCGTGCTGCGGGCCGGCCGCGCCCGGATCGAGGTGCGCCACCTCGGGACCGCCACGGCGCTCGACGCCGACGACACCCGCCGGACCGCGGGCCAGGAGGCCGACGCCCGCGCCTACCTGCTGCTGCGCCCCTACCTGAAGCGATCGGTGCGGGTGGAGATCACTGACCCCGCTGACCCCGCGCCATACTGGCTGCTGAGCACCCGGCACCCCGAGCGCCTCGCCGGCACCCTGGCCGCGCTGAATGAGGCCCCCACCGCTGGGTAA
- a CDS encoding DUF3159 domain-containing protein, with the protein MSGAERPATPAAVTAETVEAMVRAQMATALGGRRGMVEAGIPGLLFTLLWLTTKDLQVALVVSLVAAGLALAARLVQRTTLQYVFNALFAIGIGWVFVRIAAGSGGSESDQALAFFLPGILISLGYTIVMATSCLVGWPFVGFMLGSVTGDPTAWHGDRQVVHLCTRLTWLFLLPGAIGVLLQGPVWLLGWSDVIDVDLAVLLLGILRLGLGWPLRIGAWGAMIWLLARDATPIESDADRGTSAG; encoded by the coding sequence GTGAGCGGCGCGGAGCGGCCGGCCACCCCGGCGGCGGTCACCGCCGAGACCGTCGAGGCGATGGTCCGGGCCCAGATGGCGACCGCGCTCGGCGGCCGCCGCGGCATGGTGGAGGCCGGGATCCCGGGCCTGCTCTTCACGCTGCTGTGGCTGACCACCAAGGACCTCCAGGTGGCCCTCGTCGTCAGCCTGGTCGCGGCCGGGCTGGCGCTGGCCGCGCGGCTGGTGCAGCGCACCACCCTCCAGTACGTCTTCAACGCCCTCTTCGCGATCGGCATCGGCTGGGTGTTCGTGCGGATCGCGGCCGGGTCCGGCGGGTCCGAGTCCGACCAGGCCCTCGCGTTCTTCCTGCCCGGCATCCTGATCAGCCTCGGCTACACGATCGTGATGGCGACCTCCTGCCTGGTCGGCTGGCCGTTCGTCGGGTTCATGCTCGGCAGCGTCACCGGCGACCCGACCGCCTGGCACGGCGACCGCCAGGTCGTCCACCTCTGCACCCGGCTCACCTGGCTGTTCCTCCTGCCGGGCGCGATCGGCGTGCTGCTCCAGGGGCCGGTCTGGCTGCTGGGCTGGAGCGACGTGATCGACGTCGACCTCGCCGTGCTGCTGCTCGGCATCCTGCGGCTCGGCCTGGGCTGGCCGCTCCGCATCGGCGCCTGGGGCGCGATGATCTGGCTGCTCGCGCGGGACGCCACGCCGATCGAGTCCGACGCCGACCGGGGCACCTCCGCCGGCTGA
- a CDS encoding DUF4235 domain-containing protein, producing the protein MAKDSSKVWTVFSLVAAVGAAALAKKAADATWQVTTGKKPPENPADPDVEIGEAVAWAVVSGVLVGLARMLAQRRAASYYARSTGHLPPELRKDGE; encoded by the coding sequence ATGGCAAAGGACAGCTCAAAGGTCTGGACCGTGTTCTCGCTGGTGGCCGCGGTCGGTGCGGCCGCCCTCGCGAAGAAGGCGGCCGATGCGACCTGGCAGGTCACGACCGGCAAGAAGCCCCCGGAGAACCCGGCCGACCCCGACGTGGAGATCGGCGAGGCCGTGGCCTGGGCGGTGGTCAGCGGTGTGCTGGTCGGGCTCGCCCGGATGCTGGCCCAGCGCCGCGCGGCGTCGTACTACGCGCGCTCGACGGGGCACCTGCCGCCCGAGTTGCGCAAGGACGGCGAGTAG
- a CDS encoding DUF3710 domain-containing protein produces MKFRRKSDAPHADQPVEQADPAGTAAAAVPTEPGAPAQAATDGPYDADALPEDGVDRVDLGSLLIAPVPGLELRLQVDEKSGAVQAVLLANPDGAVELRAFAAPRHGDLWSEVRPQIAADMAQRGGVASEREGVFGPELTCQLTVRRPDGSTATQPSRVIGVNGERWLLRASVMGRPALADELPQEWVDAIRSVAVRRGTGAMPVGEPLPVVLPENARRIQPAAEAQSAAERPPSS; encoded by the coding sequence GTGAAGTTCCGTCGCAAGTCCGACGCCCCGCACGCCGACCAGCCGGTCGAGCAGGCCGATCCGGCCGGCACCGCCGCGGCCGCCGTCCCCACCGAGCCCGGCGCCCCGGCGCAGGCGGCCACGGACGGCCCCTACGACGCCGACGCGCTGCCCGAGGACGGCGTGGACCGGGTCGACCTCGGTTCGCTGCTGATCGCGCCGGTGCCCGGCCTCGAGCTGCGGCTGCAGGTCGACGAGAAGAGCGGCGCCGTCCAGGCGGTGCTGCTCGCGAACCCCGACGGTGCCGTCGAGCTGCGCGCGTTCGCCGCGCCCCGCCACGGCGACCTGTGGTCCGAGGTGCGCCCCCAGATCGCCGCCGACATGGCGCAGCGCGGCGGCGTCGCCTCCGAGCGCGAGGGCGTCTTCGGCCCCGAGCTGACCTGCCAGCTGACCGTGCGCCGCCCCGACGGGAGCACCGCCACCCAGCCGTCCCGGGTCATCGGCGTCAACGGCGAGCGCTGGCTGCTGCGCGCCTCGGTGATGGGCCGCCCGGCGCTCGCGGACGAGCTGCCCCAGGAGTGGGTCGACGCGATCCGCAGCGTCGCCGTACGCCGCGGCACGGGCGCGATGCCGGTCGGCGAGCCGCTGCCGGTGGTGCTGCCGGAGAACGCCCGCCGCATCCAGCCCGCCGCCGAGGCGCAGTCCGCGGCCGAGCGTCCGCCGTCCTCGTGA
- a CDS encoding OB-fold nucleic acid binding domain-containing protein, with protein MTDRGRLRRSLSRWASSSDQDARDLQKTYAGPGTNTIGGAPDREQVRLRGTLRTVTLRPRGGVPALEAELYDGSGVLTLVWLGRRRIAGIAPGRSIQVQGRIGRHDGVRVLYNPRYELMP; from the coding sequence ATGACCGACAGGGGGCGCCTGCGCCGCAGCCTCAGCCGGTGGGCCAGCAGCAGCGACCAGGACGCGCGTGACCTCCAGAAGACCTACGCCGGGCCCGGCACGAACACCATCGGGGGCGCGCCCGACCGCGAGCAGGTGCGGCTGCGTGGCACCCTGCGCACGGTCACGCTGCGGCCGCGCGGCGGCGTACCGGCCCTCGAGGCGGAGCTGTACGACGGCTCGGGCGTCCTCACCCTCGTCTGGCTGGGCCGGCGCCGGATCGCCGGCATCGCACCCGGCCGCTCGATCCAGGTCCAGGGCCGGATCGGCCGCCACGACGGCGTACGGGTGCTCTACAACCCGCGCTACGAGCTGATGCCGTGA
- the dut gene encoding dUTP diphosphatase: protein MPSLDVQVVRLDPDLPPPAYAHPGDAGADLLTTVDVRLEPGERALVPTGIALALPDGYVALVHPRSGLAARHGLSIVNTPGTIDAGYRGEIKVLLVNHDPAEPIELKRGDRIAQLVVQRFERARFVEVTELPASVRGAGGYGSTGGFGRP, encoded by the coding sequence GTGCCCTCCCTCGACGTCCAGGTCGTCCGTCTCGACCCCGACCTCCCGCCCCCGGCGTACGCCCATCCCGGCGACGCCGGCGCCGACCTGCTCACGACCGTCGACGTGCGGCTCGAGCCGGGGGAGCGGGCGCTGGTCCCGACCGGGATCGCGCTCGCGCTGCCCGACGGGTACGTCGCGCTGGTGCACCCGCGGTCCGGCCTGGCGGCCCGGCACGGCCTGTCGATCGTGAACACCCCGGGCACCATCGACGCCGGCTACCGCGGCGAGATCAAGGTGCTGCTGGTCAACCACGACCCGGCCGAGCCGATCGAGCTCAAGCGCGGCGACCGGATCGCGCAGCTGGTCGTCCAGCGGTTCGAGCGGGCGCGGTTCGTGGAGGTCACCGAACTCCCCGCATCGGTGCGAGGCGCCGGGGGCTACGGTTCTACCGGCGGCTTCGGCCGTCCCTGA
- a CDS encoding ferrochelatase, which yields MVPDASPYDALLLVSFGGPEAPEDVVPFLENVTRGRGIPRERLEEVGKHYHLFGGRSPINDQNRDFLAALRADLAEAGIDLPVYWGNRNWDPYLTETIAQMTADGITRAACFVTSAYSSWSSCRQYRENLYDAVAAVPGGPDAAPRLDKLRHYFNHPGFVEPVVDGVLAALADLPEEVRDGAHLAFVTHSIPTAMADTSGPEGGAYVAQHLDVAEVVAGRVAEETGRRHPHALVYCSRSGAPHVPWLEPDVNDHLADLHAAGVPAVVMVPVGFVSDHMEVVYDLDTEAMETAAELGLPARRSATAGTDPRFVVAVRDLLLERAAVERGEPVARASLGRIGPMWDACPVGCCPNPRADRPALCGG from the coding sequence ATGGTCCCCGACGCTTCGCCGTACGACGCCCTGCTGCTGGTCTCCTTCGGTGGCCCCGAGGCCCCCGAGGACGTCGTGCCGTTCCTCGAGAACGTCACGCGCGGCCGCGGGATCCCCCGCGAGCGGCTCGAGGAGGTCGGCAAGCACTACCACCTCTTCGGCGGCCGGTCGCCGATCAACGACCAGAACCGCGACTTCCTCGCCGCGCTGCGGGCGGACCTCGCGGAGGCCGGCATCGACCTCCCGGTCTACTGGGGCAACCGCAACTGGGACCCCTACCTGACCGAGACGATCGCGCAGATGACCGCGGACGGGATTACCCGCGCGGCGTGCTTCGTGACCAGCGCCTACTCCTCGTGGTCCAGCTGCCGGCAGTACCGCGAGAACCTCTACGACGCCGTCGCGGCCGTGCCGGGCGGCCCGGACGCGGCGCCCCGGCTGGACAAGCTGCGGCACTACTTCAACCACCCCGGCTTCGTGGAGCCCGTCGTCGACGGCGTGCTGGCGGCCCTGGCCGACCTCCCCGAGGAGGTCCGCGACGGCGCGCACCTCGCGTTCGTCACCCACTCCATCCCGACCGCGATGGCCGACACCTCCGGGCCCGAGGGCGGCGCGTACGTCGCGCAGCACCTCGACGTCGCCGAGGTGGTCGCCGGCCGGGTCGCCGAGGAGACCGGGCGCCGGCACCCCCACGCACTGGTCTACTGCTCGCGCTCCGGCGCCCCGCACGTCCCGTGGCTCGAGCCGGACGTCAACGACCACCTCGCCGACCTGCACGCGGCCGGGGTCCCCGCCGTCGTGATGGTGCCGGTCGGGTTCGTCTCCGACCACATGGAGGTGGTCTACGACCTCGACACCGAGGCGATGGAGACCGCCGCGGAGCTCGGGCTGCCGGCCCGGCGCTCCGCGACCGCCGGCACCGACCCGCGGTTCGTCGTCGCGGTGCGCGACCTGCTCCTCGAGCGCGCCGCCGTCGAGCGCGGCGAGCCGGTGGCCCGGGCGTCCCTCGGGAGGATCGGCCCGATGTGGGACGCGTGCCCGGTCGGGTGCTGCCCCAACCCGCGCGCCGACCGCCCCGCCCTGTGCGGCGGATGA